A genomic stretch from Physeter macrocephalus isolate SW-GA chromosome 12, ASM283717v5, whole genome shotgun sequence includes:
- the LOC114487348 gene encoding thioredoxin-like, with protein sequence MVKQIESKYAFQEALNNAGEKLLVVDFSATWCGTCEMIKPFFHSLCEKYSNMVFLKVDVDDCQDVASECEVKCMATFQFFKKEQKAGELSGTNKENLEATINELISTCFLKT encoded by the coding sequence ATGGTGAAGCAGATTGAGAGTAAGTATGCTTTTCAGGAGgccttgaacaatgcaggagAGAAACTCCTAGTAGTCGACTTCTCAGCCACATGGTGTGGGACTTGCGAAATGATCAagcctttctttcattctctctgtgAAAAGTATTCCAACATGGTGTTCCTCAAAGTAGATGTGGATGACTGTCAGGATGTTGCTTCAGAGTGTGAAGTCAAATGCATGGCAAccttccagttttttaaaaaggaacagaaagcagGTGAACTTTCTGGCACCAATAAGGAAAACCTTGAAGCCACCATTAATGAATTAATCTCAACATGTTTTCTGAAGACATGA